The candidate division WOR-3 bacterium sequence TTTTGTCAATATTGATGCAACAATTTCCTCTTCAAGGGAGAGGGTTTCATGATTAATTCCCTAATTGATAAGGTATCCGCCGTATTGGTGGGATCATTATTTGTGTTCAATTTTTTGTTGGCTCTACCTCAATTACCTGAATCTCTATTCTCTCACAGTCCCTTTATTTTCATCGTTGAACAAGTTCTTCCTTCTGTAGTAAATATCTCGACGGAGCGAAAAATTAAAAATTCAAATCCGGTTAAACCTTGGAATGATGAATTTTTTGAATTTTTCCCGTGGGATTTTTATCTGCCGGAACGAAATGCCTATTCTTTGGGTTCTGGCGTTATTATAAGTAGTGACGGTTACATTGTTACTAATAACCACCTGATTGCGGGTTATGATAATATCATAGTGAAATTACATGATGGAACCGAGTTGAAAAATGAAAATATTTCAATAGTAGGAGTTGATCCCCAGACTGACTTGGCTGTTATCAAAATAAAACCCACGGTTTCCTTGGTTCCGATAAAATTTGCCGATCCTGCCAGCATCAAGGTGGGGGACTGGGCGATTGCAATCGGCAATCCATATGGTTTACAGGGAACCGTAACCGTTGGCGTTATTTCTGCTATTGGAAGATCGGGGTTTCAGCTGCCCGGAGGACCTACTAGACAGGATTTTATCCAGACCGACGCAGCAATTAACCCAGGTAATTCTGGCGGAGCACTGGTTAATATCCGCGGAGAGCTTATTGGTATAAATACAGCCATCAGTTCCCCACTGGGGGTAAATATCGGTATAGGGTTCGCAATTCCAGTCAACTATGTAAAAAATGTAGCCGAACAGTTGATAAAATACGGAAAGGTAACCAGAGGTTATCTTGGAATTGTACCCCAA is a genomic window containing:
- a CDS encoding Do family serine endopeptidase gives rise to the protein MINSLIDKVSAVLVGSLFVFNFLLALPQLPESLFSHSPFIFIVEQVLPSVVNISTERKIKNSNPVKPWNDEFFEFFPWDFYLPERNAYSLGSGVIISSDGYIVTNNHLIAGYDNIIVKLHDGTELKNENISIVGVDPQTDLAVIKIKPTVSLVPIKFADPASIKVGDWAIAIGNPYGLQGTVTVGVISAIGRSGFQLPGGPTRQDFIQTDAAINPGNSGGALVNIRGELIGINTAISSPLGVNIGIGFAIPVNYVKNVAEQLIKYGKVTRGYLGIVPQEITEQLRKALKLTVNYGILISEVIPHTPAEKAGLRVGDVILDVNGEPVTGVKQFRERIADLRPGTQVTLRIVRKGSILIKRAVLTEFPKLIQPQLPSEQDRNNNWLGLEVADLSSEDKENAECEQGVKVLSVRPRSLAEDAGFQPGDIILKINERQIADHHDFEQITKEIAGSKEPVLVYIKRNRQPMFIAVQPRN